The Polypterus senegalus isolate Bchr_013 chromosome 1, ASM1683550v1, whole genome shotgun sequence genome includes a window with the following:
- the LOC120518159 gene encoding extracellular calcium-sensing receptor-like has product MLGGIFELTYTSFVPDFTFTNKPEKWKCESLDFEVFQWAHAMIFAIEEINQDPMLLPNITLGYRLYDNCLRLQVALRAAMNLIGGLNDSVPDNDCRGPPPVVGIVGDPLSSHSIAISRILGLFRIPLISYYASCSCLSNKIDYPSFFRTVPSDAFQVKAMVQIIKHFGWTWVGVIGTDDDYGQYAVNSFHEEIKPFGCVAFTETFPKAQEKFRYLQIINTIKLSTAKVIVVFSSTANLLAFSTELIQQNLTNRQWIASEGWSTSSVVASNENFPFLGGTIGIAIRRGRIPGLDNFLLQIRPSSDPNNNLIPRFWESMFECKFPEDVTEQNVSVLPVTNVCTGYEDINITRTAYTDLTESRAPYNVYKAVYALAHALHQLMLCENGKGPFENNTCADIKSLQPWQLMHYLKKVNFTNRLGERVAFDENGDALAVYDIVNWQRASDGSVNIKTIGVYDEAASKGQELFLTKYDIFWNFDSGKVPESVCSTSCQPGTRKATRKGEPVCCFDCVPCADGEISRETDSVECFQCPSEFWSNPSRTQCILKEIEFLSYEDAMGITLTATAIFGSCMSVGVLIVFIYYRNTPVVKANNSELSFLLLLSLTLCFLCSLCFIGEPSNASCTLRHVVFGISFVLSISCILVKTIVVIMAFKATLPGNNMMKWFGVTQQRGTVFMFTFIQSLVCVVWLSSAPPFPSKNIKYLNSKIIFECNVGSFIGFSCLLGYIGLLACISFVLAFLARNLPDTFNEAKFITFSMLIFCAVWITFIPAYISSPGKYTVAVEIFAILASSFGLLGAIFAPKCYIILLKPEMNTKKALMGR; this is encoded by the exons ATGTTAGGAGGGATATTTGAATTAACTTATACATCATTTGTTCCAGATTTTACCTTTACAAATAAACcagaaaaatggaaatgtgaGAG TCTGGATTTTGAAGTGTTCCAGTGGGCACATGCAATGATTTTTGCCATTGAAGAAATCAATCAAGATCCAATGCTTCTTCCCAATATAACGCTAGGCTACAGGTTATATGACAATTGCTTAAGGCTACAGGTGGCCCTGAGAGCTGCAATGAATCTGATTGGTGGACTGAATGACAGCGTTCCTGATAACGACTGCAGAGGACCACCTCCTGTCGTTGGTATTGTTGGCGATCCACTTTCATCACATTCAATTGCCATTTCAAGAATTCTGGGTCTGTTCAGGATCCCTCTG ATCAGCTACTATGCCTCTTGCTCTTGCTTAAGCAATAAGATAGACTATCCATCATTCTTTAGGACTGTACCTAGTGACGCATTCCAGGTTAAAGCTATGgtacaaattattaaacattttggaTGGACGTGGGTGGGTGTCATAGGAACTGATGATGACTATGGGCAATATGCCGTAAATAGTTTCCATGAAGAAATTAAACCATTTGGATGCGTTGCTTTTACAGAAACATTTCCTAAAGCCCAAGAGAAGTTCAGATATCttcaaataattaatacaataaaactTTCAACTGCAAAAGTCATTGTTGTCTTCTCTTCAACTGCAAATTTATTAGCATTTTCCACAGAACTCATTCAGCAAAACTTAACTAACAGACAGTGGATTGCCAGTGAAGGATGGAGCACTTCAAGTGTTGTAGCAAGTAATGAAAACTTTCCATTCCTTGGGGGGACAATTGGCATTGCCATTCGTAGAGGGAGAATACCAGGACTGGATAATTTTCTTCTCCAGATCAGACCCAGTAGTGATCCAAACAATAATTTAATTCCTCGCTTCTGGGAGTCAATGTTTGAATGCAAATTTCCAGAAGATGTAACTGAGCAAAATGTTTCTGTGCTTCCAGTCACCAATGTATGCACAGGATATGAGGACATAAATATCACCAGGACTGCATACACTGATTTGACTGAATCGAGGGCTCCATATAATGTTTATAAAGCCGTGTATGCTTTAGCACATGCACTCCATCAACTAATGCTCTGTGAAAATGGAAAAGGGCCCTTTGAAAACAACACTTGTGCTGATATCAAAAGTTTGCAACCTTGGCAG CTGATGCATTATctgaaaaaagtgaatttcaccAATCGACTTGGGGAAAGAGTGGCATTTGATGAAAACGGGGATGCTCTTGCGGTGTATGACATAGTGAACTGGCAAAGAGCAAGTGATGGCTCGGTGAACATTAAAACCATAGGCGTTTATGATGAAGCAGCCAGCAAGGGACAAGAGCTCTTCCTCACTAAATATGACATCTTTTGGAACTTTGATTCTGGAAAG GTCCCAGAATCTGTCTGCAGCACAAGTTGCCAACCTGGAACTAGAAAAGCCACTAGGAAAGGAGAGCCAGTCTGCTGTTTTGATTGTGTGCCATGTGCAGATGGAGAAATTAGCAGAGAAACCG ATTCAGTGGAATGCTTTCAGTGCCCATCTGAGTTTTGGTCAAATCCTTCCAGGACTCAGTGCATCCTAAAGGAGATTGAATTTCTTTCATATGAAGATGCTATGGGAATAACACTCACAGCAACAGCGATATTTGGAAGCTGCATGTCTGTCGGTGTTTTAATAGTTTTCATTTACTATCGAAATACTCCAGTTGTAAAAGCCAACAATTCAGAACTGAGCTTccttttgcttttgtctttaacGCTCTGCTTCCTTTGTTCACTTTGTTTTATCGGAGAGCCTTCAAATGCAAGCTGCACGTTGAGACATGTGGTGTTTGGAATCAGCTTTGTTCTGAGCATTTCTTGCATTCTCGTAAAAACAATTGTTGTCATTATGGCATTTAAGGCCACACTGCCGGGAAATAATATGATGAAGTGGTTTGGTGTAACACAGCAGAGAGGCACAGTTTTCATGTTTACTTTTATTCAGTCGCTTGTATGTGTGGTGTGGTTAAGTTCAGCTCCACCATTTCCctctaaaaacattaaatatctgaactcaaaaattatatttgagtGCAATGTTGGATCTTTCATTGGATTCAGTTGCCTTCTGGGATACATTGGATTGTTAGCATGCATCTCTTTTGTATTGGCTTTTCTTGCAAGAAATCTCCCAGACACCTTCAATGAAGCCAAGTTCATCACTTTCAGCATGctcatcttctgtgccgtctggATAACATTTATACCTGCCTATATCAGCTCTCCTGGAAAGTACACAGTGGCTGTCGAGATTTTTGCAATTCTGGCGTCAAGTTTTGGTCTACTTGGTGCAATTTTTGCCCCAAAGTGTTATATTATTCTGCTTAAGCCAGAAATGAATACAAAGAAAGCTCTTATGGGCAGATAA